One stretch of Juglans microcarpa x Juglans regia isolate MS1-56 chromosome 3D, Jm3101_v1.0, whole genome shotgun sequence DNA includes these proteins:
- the LOC121255488 gene encoding mRNA turnover protein 4 homolog, protein MPKSKRNRPVTLSKTKKKGREHKEAIVNAIRESAEKYSSVYAFSFENMRNLKFKEFREQLKSTSRFFLGSNKVMQVSLGRSAADEIIPGIQKVSKLLRGNSGLCFTNLPKEEIERLFNEYEEYDFARTGSMASEKVELKEGPLEQFTHEMEPFLRKQGLPVRLNKGVVELVSDFVVCEEGKPLSPESARTLRLLGIKMATFRLHLICRWSPEEFELYIERPDDDSGGDSA, encoded by the exons ATGCCGAAGTCCAAGCGCAATAGGCCTG TTACGCTGtcgaagacgaagaagaagggAAGGGAGCATAAAGAAGCGATAGTGAATGCGATAAGGGAGTCCGCCGAGAAGTACAGTTCGGTCTACGCGTTCTCTTTCGAGAACATGAGGAACCTCAAGTTCAAGGAGTTCAGGGAACAGCTCAAGTCTACCAGCAG ATTTTTCCTTGGATCAAACAAAGTCATGCAAGTTTCTCTAGGTAGGTCTGCTGCAGATGAAATTATACCTGGCATTCAAAAAGTCTCAAAG CTTCTACGTGGAAATAGTGGGCTCTGTTTTACCAACTTGCCAAAGGAAGAGATTGAAAG GTTATTTAATGAGTATGAGGAATACGACTTTGCAAGGACAGGAAGCATGGCATCAGAAAAG GTGGAGCTTAAGGAAGGTCCTCTGGAGCAGTTTACACATGAGATGGAGCCATTCCTGCGCAAGCAAGGGCTGCCTGTTCGATTGAACAAAG GTGTTGTGGAGCTTGTTTCGGATTTTGTTGTTTGTGAGGAGGGAAAGCCTTTGTCGCCCGAGTCAGCTCGCACACTG CGGTTGTTGGGGATCAAGATGGCTACCTTCCGACTTCACTTGATCTGCAGATGGAGCCCCGAGGAATTTGAACTTTATATCGAAAGACCAGATGATGATTCTGGTGGTGATTCCGCATAA
- the LOC121255486 gene encoding partner of Y14 and mago-like, translating to MASSNGGGREEEQLKRLAEELSKNLKEGERILAPTRRPDGTLRKPIRIRAGYVPQEEVAIYQSKGTLWKKEMSSQVGPPGYDPELDTKPKTKSVKRNERKKEKRLQAALEKGKNLEQTVAGEIITEEPLPVEDLGTELESVKQLTSQMNELAVSTNATVISPPLDSTKESNSGNPVQDIDKRIRALKKKIRLTEAQQQKSAQDMKPEQVEKWTKLEGWRKELKLLEDKKAERAVS from the exons ATGGCGAGCAGCAacggaggaggaagagaagaagagcaACTGAAACGATTGGCAGAGGAACTGAGCAAAAACCTCAAGGAAGGTGAGAGAATTCTCGCACCCACTAGGAGACCCGACGGTACCCTCCGGAAGCCAATCCGGATTAGGGCCGGCTATGTCCCTCAAGAGGAAGTCGCCATTTACCAATCTAAAGGCACCCTG TGGAAAAAGGAGATGTCTTCACAGGTGGGGCCTCCAGGTTATGATCCTGAATTGGATACAAAACCCAAGACTAAGTCGGTAAagaggaatgaaagaaagaaggagaagCGGCTACAG GCTGCCCTTGAAAAGGGTAAGAACTTGGAACAAACAGTAGCCGGGGAGATAATAACGGAAGAGCCACTACCTGTCGAAGATTTAGGTACTGAATTGGAATCTGTCAAGCAGTTAACATCTCAGATGAATGAGCTAGCTGTTTCCACAAATGCTACTGTAATTTCCCCTCCCTTGGACTCCACGAAGGAGTCAAATTCAGGAAACCCAGTTCAGGATATTGATAAAAGGATTCGAGCACTTAAAAAGAAG ATTCGACTTACAGAAGCTCAACAGCAGAAAAGTGCACAAGATATGAAGCCAGAACAGGTGGAAAAATGGACGAAGCTTGAAGGCTGGCGAAAGGAACTAAAACTTTTGGAGGATAAAAAGGCTGAAAGGGCAGTATCGTGA
- the LOC121255417 gene encoding probable dolichyl pyrophosphate Man9GlcNAc2 alpha-1,3-glucosyltransferase: MEKRRGRKVMKDKEEVVDDDPRWWLVHKGIAASFLYISMFALLVRVAVSLHPYSGAGNPPKYGDFEAQRHWMDITLNMPVEEWYRNSTTNDLSYWGLDYPPLTAYQSYVHGLFIRLFHPEAVSLFTSRGHESYLGKLLMRWTVLSSDALVFFPAVFYFVFVYYSGRPHGQKTDIAWHIAIMLLSPCLILIDHGHFQYNCISLGLTVGAVAAVHSNKELVAYFLFGLALNHKQVLRRLAPFERGIYEDYVANFWYTTSVFIKWKRMFTTQSLKLLSLGATVSTCLPSMLQLNSAFSFYMFSFQVHEKSILLPLLPASLLALEEPFLLKWITLHALFSMFPLLRRDGLILPYIALSILFTLIYHAPSGRRQDRKETPSFNSFVTTIIVLCSVVLHIVYLTMQPPRRYPFLFEAVIMLLCFSQFMVLCFYTNAKQWMLKRSVFMDKEKKLL, encoded by the exons ATGGAGAAGAGGAGGGGAAGGAAGGTGATGAAAGACAAGGAGGAGGTTGTTGATGATGATCCTCGGTGGTGGTTGGTTCACAAGGGAATTGCGGCCTCCTTCCTGTACATTTCTATGTTTGCACTTTTAGTGAGAGTGGCTGTATCACTCCATCCTTATTCTGGCGCAGGAAATCCTCCCAAGTACGGGGACTTTGAGGCACAGAGGCATTGGATGGACATCACACTTAATATGCCTGTCGAGGAGTGGTACCGTAACAGCACAACCAATGATCTCAGCTACTGGGGACTTGACTACCCTCCCCTTACCGCCTACCAGAGTTATGTTCATGGTCTATTTATCAGATTATTTCATCCTGAAGCAGTTTCTCTCTTCACTTCTCGAGGCCATGAATCTTATCTTGG AAAACTTCTCATGAGGTGGACAGTTCTATCCTCTGATGCACTGGTGTTCTTTCCTGCTgtcttctattttgtttttgtatactATAGTGGTCGCCCACATGGCCAGAAAACTGACATAGCATGGCACATTGCAATTATGTTACTGAGCCCATGTCTGATCCTAATAGATCATGGTCATTTTCAG TATAATTGTATTAGCTTGGGCCTTACTGTTGGAGCTGTTGCTGCTGTTCACTCTAACAAAGAGCTAGTAGCTTATTTCTTGTTCGGTCTTGCTCTCAACCATAAACAG GTTCTCCGTCGGCTTGCTCCTTTTGAGAGGGGCATATACGAGGATTATGTGGCTAATTTTTGGTACACCACTTCAGTTTTTATAAAGTGGAAGAGAATGTTCACAACACAATCGCTGAAGCTTCTCAGCCTCGGTGCTACTGTTTCTACTTGTTTGCCTTCAATGCTTCAGC TGAACAGTGCATTCTCATTCTATATGTTCTCATTCCAAG TGCATGAGAAGTCAATTTTGCTGCCTCTTCTGCCTGCAAGCCTTTTGGCACTGGAAGAGCCTTTTCTTCTTAAATGGATTACGCTCCACGCCTTGTTCTCTATGTTCCCTCTTCTACGTCGCGACGGATTGATTCTGCCATACATCGCACTATCTATTCTCTTCACCCTTATTTACCACGCGCCAAGTGGGAGACGACAAGATAGGAAGGAGACACCTTCCTTCAATTCGTTTGTGACAACTATAATTGTGCTGTGCTCAGTTGTTCTTCATATTGTTTACTTAACCATGCAACCTCCACGCAGATATCCTTTCCTTTTTGAAGCTGTGATTATGCTTCTTTGCTTCTCGCAGTTCATGGTGCTTTGTTTTTACACTAACGCAAAGCAATGGATGTTGAAACGCTCCGTTTTTATGGATAAAGAAAAGAAGCTTCTTTGA
- the LOC121255394 gene encoding adenylosuccinate lyase-like, with protein sequence MEFGGASSRVFHGDQFRCLSPSPRKFQTRTDLSGFYHRRPSSVSFHLSTTIAGRDCTCKAILGDRKVSADKVKNTPGHEFELSSLTALSPLDGRYWGKVKDLAPYLSEYGLIYFRVLVEIKWLLKLSQIPEVTEVPSFSEEAQLHLQGLINGFSMNDALEIKTIEKVTNHDVKAVEYFLKQKCQTHPEIAKVLEFFHFACTSEDINNLAHALMLKESMNCVIFPLMDELIGEICNTAKDNAHISMLSRTHGQPASPTTLGKEMAVFAVRLSRERRDISQVEIMGKFAGAVGNYNAHLVAYPDVKWPQIAKEFVKSLGLSFNPYITQIETHDYMAKLFHAIIQFNNILIDFDRDVWGYISLGYFKQITKAGEIGSSTMPHKVNPIDFENSEGNLGVANGGLSHLSMKLPISRWQRDLTDSTVLRNMGVGLGHSILAYKSALQGLAKLQVNEARLSEDLNHSWEVLAEPIQTVMRRYGVPEPYEKLKELTRGRAVTQESITKFIEGLELPKEAKNNLLKLTPHTYVGAAVELARTVDLAVNMVNGTKVFETHS encoded by the exons ATGGAATTTGGAGGAGCTTCTTCTAGGGTCTTCCACGGTGACCAATTCCGTTGCCTCAGCCCCTCTCCAAGGAAATTTCAAACGCGGACGGACCTCTCGGGCTTTTATCATCGTCGCCCTTCAAGTGTCTCTTTTCACCTTTCTACCACAATTGCTGGCAGAGATTGTACCTGCAAAGCCATTCTGGGAGACAGGAAAGTCTCCGCCGATAAG GTGAAGAATACGCCTGGACATGAATTTGAGCTTTCAAGTTTAACGGCTTTGTCGCCGTTGGATGGTCGTTATTGGGGTAAAGTTAAGGACTTGGCTCCTTATTTGAGCGAATATGGTCTAATCTACTTTCGCGTTTTAGTTGAG ATCAAATGGTTGCTGAAGCTTTCACAAATTCCCGAAGTCACAGAGGTTCCAAGCTTCAGTGAAGAAGCTCAGTTGCATTTGCAAGGACTGATTAATGGCTTTAGCATGAATGATGCCTTGGAAATTAAAACTATTGAAAAAGTGACAAATCATGATGTAAAAGCAGTGGAATACTTCTTGAAACAGAAATGCCAAACACATCCAGAGATCGCTAAG GTGCTTGagttttttcattttgcttGCACATCGGAAGATATCAACAATCTTGCCCATGCATTGATGCTGAAAGAATCAATGAACTGTGTCATATTTCCTTTAATGGATGAATTGATTGGGGAGATATGTAACACAGCTAAGGATAATGCACACATTTCAATGCTCTCTCGCACTCATGGGCAG CCAGCTTCACCTACAACTTTGGGGAAGGAAATGGCAGTTTTTGCCGTCAGGTTAAGCAGAGAAAGGCGGGATATTTCTCAGGTTGAGATAATGGGGAAGTTTGCTGGTGCAGTTGGAAATTACAATGCACATCTTGTTGCATATCCGGATGTTAAGTGGCCTCAAATTGCTAAAGAGTTTGTAAAATCACTTGGACTGAGTTTCAATCCCTACATCACTCAG ATAGAAACTCATGACTATATGGCAAAACTTTTTCATGCAATTATCCAATTCAACAATATATTGATTGACTTTGATAGGGATGTATGGGGCTATATATCTTTGGGTTACTTTAAGCAG ATAACCAAGGCCGGGGAGATTGGATCTTCAACTATGCCTCACAAAGTGAATCCTATAGATTTTGAAAATAGTGAAGGTAATCTTGGTGTCGCCAATGGAGGTTTATCTCATCTAAGCATGAAGTTACCTATTTCACGTTGGCAG CGTGACTTGACTGATTCTACTGTTCTGAGGAATATGGGTGTAGGACTAGGGCATTCAATTCTTGCCTACAAAAGCGCACTACAGGGATTGGCAAAGCTTCAG GTCAATGAAGCTCGCTTGAGTGAGGACTTGAACCATTCATGGGAGGTGCTAGCTGAACCAATACAGACT GTTATGCGGAGATATGGTGTTCCGGAACCATATGAGAAGCTAAAGGAACTAACAAGAGGGAGAGCAGTTACTCAAGAAAGCATAACCAAGTTTATTGAAGGCTTAGAATTACCTAAAGAAGCAAAGAACAATCTGTTGAAGTTAACACCACATACGTATGTTGGAGCAGCTGTTGAATTGGCCAGGACTGTAGACTTGGCCGTTAATATGGTGAATGGTACGAAGGTCTTTGAAACGCATAGTTGA